From Camelina sativa cultivar DH55 chromosome 20, Cs, whole genome shotgun sequence, the proteins below share one genomic window:
- the LOC109131322 gene encoding uncharacterized protein LOC109131322 translates to MRRSWPTRLIFLMVLTVVIAMIAVAYGYSSVSSSNHKFPHYKYKAPSPPTTYSPYRYFSPPPVIDSDSAAYDR, encoded by the coding sequence ATGAGACGCTCATGGCCGACACGCCTCATATTCCTCATGGTTCTCACGGTCGTCATCGCCATGATTGCAGTAGCTTATGGTTATTCCTCTGTCTCATCATCAAATCATAAGTTCCCTCATTACAAATACAAAGCTCCAAGTCCTCCCACTACCTATTCTCCTTACCGTTATTTCTCGCCGCCTCCGGTTATAGATTCAGATTCTGCAGCTTATGATCGATGA
- the LOC104769498 gene encoding UDP-glycosyltransferase 92A1-like, which yields MADAKPRNLRIVMFPFMGQGHIIPFVALALRLEKMMKKKNRAAKNMISLVNTPLNIPKIRSNLPHDSSISLIELPFNSSDHGLPYDGENFDALPYSLVISLLEASRSLREPFRDLVTKILKEEEDDGQSSVVVIGDFFLGWIGQVCKEIGVSSVIFSAAGAFGLGCYRSIWLNLPHKETKQDQFLLDDFPEAGEIEKTQLNSFMLEADGSDDWSVFMKKNIPGWSDFDGFLVNTVAEIDQIGLSYFRRITGVPVWSVGPVLHSREKKAESRSTEEAVKAWLDSKPDNSVVYVCFGSMNSISQTHMLELAMALERSEKNFIWVVRPPIGVEVKSEFDVDEYLPEGFEERVTRSRRGLIVKRWAPQVDILSHKATCVFLSHCGWNSILESLSHGVPLLGWPMAAEQFFNSIFMEKHIGVSVEVVRGKRCDIKCDEIVSKINLVMEETDVGEKIRKKAKEVKELVRRATEDGVSGSSVIGLEEFLGQAMVKKEKN from the coding sequence ATGGCGGACGCTAAACCAAGAAATCTGAGAATCGTGATGTTTCCTTTCATGGGTCAAGGCCATATCATCCCTTTTGTAGCTTTAGCACTTCGTttagagaagatgatgaagaagaagaacagagcagCCAAAAACATGATCTCTCTCGTCAACACTCCTTTGAATATCCCCAAGATACGCTCTAATCTTCCGCATGATTCTTCCATAAGTCTCATCGAGTTACCTTTCAACAGCTCTGACCACGGCCTCCCTTACGACGGTGAGAATTTCGATGCTCTTCCTTACTCTCTCGTCATCAGCCTTCTTGAAGCTTCTAGGTCGCTTCGTGAACCTTTTAGAGACCTGGTCACGAAGAtcttgaaggaagaagaagatgatggccAGAGCTCGGTTGTGGTGATAGGTGATTTCTTCTTGGGTTGGATCGGTCAGGTTTGTAAAGAGATTGGTGTTTCTTCTGTGATCTTTAGTGCCGCTGGTGCTTTTGGGTTAGGTTGTTATAGATCCATATGGTTAAACTTGCCAcataaagaaaccaaacaagaTCAGTTTCTTTTAGATGATTTCCCTGAAGCAGGGGAGATTGAGAAAACTCAGTTGAACTCTTTCATGTTGGAAGCTGATGGAAGTGATGATTGGTCTGTTTTCATGAAaaagaatataccaggatggtCTGATTTCGATGGATTCTTGGTTAACACGGTTGCGGAGATCGACCAGATCGGCTTATCCTACTTCCGTAGAATAACCGgtgttccggtttggtcggtggGGCCGGTTTTGCATTCACGGGAGAAAAAGGCGGAGTCAAGGTCGACAGAGGAAGCTGTGAAGGCATGGCTTGACTCAAAACCGGACAATTCAGTTGTCTACGTATGTTTTGGTTCAATGAACTCGATTTCTCAAACGCATATGTTAGAATTGGCTATGGCATTAGAGAGAAGCGAGAAGAACTTCATATGGGTCGTGAGGCCGCCGATAGGTGTGGAAGTGAAGAGTGAGTTTGATGTGGACGAGTATCTACCGGAAGGATTTGAGGAAAGAGTGACAAGATCAAGAAGAGGATTGATTGTGAAGAGATGGGCACCACAAGTTGATATATTGTCACACAAGGCAACATGTGTGTTTTTGAGTCATTGCGGATGGAACTCGATACTCGAGTCGCTTAGCCACGGTGTACCATTGCTCGGATGGCCCATGGCAGCCGAGCAGTTCTTCAATTCGATATTTATGGAGAAACATATTGGGGTATCGGTTGAGGTGGTCCGTGGGAAGAGATGTGATATCAAATGTGATGAGATTGTTTCTAAGATCAATTTGGTGATGGAGGAGACTGACGTAGGGGAAAAGATCAGGAAAAAGGCTAAAGAGGTGAAGGAACTAGTAAGGAGAGCAACGGAAGATGGAGTTAGTGGATCATCTGTCATTGGTTTGGAAGAGTTTCTTGGTCAAGCAATGgtcaagaaagagaagaattaA